One Euwallacea similis isolate ESF13 chromosome 16, ESF131.1, whole genome shotgun sequence DNA segment encodes these proteins:
- the LOC136413959 gene encoding tigger transposable element-derived protein 1-like: MQLLRRLGNGERQVDIGNTLNLSTSTVRTILKNKDKIKLSATTTTSSSAAKITRSRSNILEEMEKRVCIWIDDEMERNLPLSQKIIMQKAINIFNHIQNGREIGGTEDTSENFTASRASADTAAASIFPATLKSIIERENYPPELVFNVDETGLFRRECQSAHLYREKKSEHRVSKQQKILSPFWVVTPIAI, translated from the exons atgcaattattgaGGCGATTGGGAAACGGTGAACGTCAAGTTGACATTGgaaatactttaaatttatctacTTCTACAGTAagaaccattttaaaaaacaaagacaaaattaaattgtcagCAACTACTACCACATCGTCTAGTGCAGCAAAGATAACTCGATCAAGAAGcaatattttagaagaaatggaaaaacgTGTTTGCATTTGGATTGATGATGAAATGGAGCGCAACCTGCCGCtaagtcaaaaaataatcatgcAAAAggccataaatatttttaatcacattCAGAATGGAAGAGAGATAGGAGGTACAGAAGATACgagtgaaaattttacagcTAGCCGAG CGAGTGCAGATACTGCTGCCGCTTCAATTTTTCCTGCAACGTTAAAATCCATAattgaaagagaaaattaCCCACCAGAATTGGTTTTTAACGTGGATGAAACAGGACTTTTTAGAAGAGAATGCCAAAGCGCACATTTATATCGCGAGAAGAAAAGTGAGCACCGGGTTTCAAAGCAGCAAAAGATCCTTTCACCCTTCTGGGTGGTAACGCCAATagcgatttaa